The nucleotide sequence GAGCACCGCGTCGCCGCGGGTGTAGGCCACGACGTGCGTCGCGGCGGGTCCGTCGGCGAACACCGGCACGTGGTCACCGGAGAGGAACGCCTCCGGGCGGTCGCGGCGCAGCCGCAGCGCCGCGGCGGTCACCCGCATCTTGGCGTCGGAGAGATCGGCCAGCGCCGCGCGTCGCGCGGCGTAGTCGACGGGTCGGCGGTTGTCGGGGTCGACGAGGCTGTCGTCCCACAGTTCGGTGCCCTGGTAGACGTCGGGCACGCCGGGCACGGTGAGCGCCAACAGCTTCTGCGCGGTGCTGTCGTTGCGGGCGTGCGGGTCGAGCTGACCGACCAGCGCCGTGAGCCCGGTGCCCACCTCGCCGTCGACGACCGCGTCGAGCCAGGCGTGCACGGCGGACTCGAAGGCCTCGTCGGGGTCGTTCCACGTGGTGTGCAGCGCGGCCTCGCGGATGGCCTTCTCGGCGTAGGCGTGCAGCCGCGACCGGAGGTCGTCGCTCACCACGCCGTCGGTCGGCCACACGCCGAACACGTTCTGCAGCAGGAACAGTCCGGTGTCGGCGTCCGGCGGCGGCGCCGCCGTGGTCCACTGCGACACCAGCTCCTGCCACAGCCCCGGCACCTGGGACAGCACGCCGATGCGCGCGCGCACGTCCTCACCGCGCTTCGTGTCGTGCGTCGACAGCGTCACCATCGCCTGCGGCCAGAATCGCGCCCGCAGCGACGCTGCGTGATGGAATTCGGCGGCGCTCACCCCGAAGCGCTCGGGCTCGCCGCCCACCTCGTTGAGCGACACCAGCCGGGCGTCGCGGTAGAAGAAGCAGTCCTCGACCGACTTGGCGGTCACCGCGCCGCACAGCTGCTGCAGCCGGGTCGCCGGCTCGACGTGCCGGATCGCCGAACTCAGCAACGCCAGCGCGTCGGCGAGATCGGGGGAACTGGCGGCGGTCTCGGCGATGGCGGTCGGCAGGATCGCCGTCAGCCCCCGGTAGTCGGTGCGGTAGACGCCGACGTGCGACAGCAGCGCGGCGATCGCCTCGGGCAGGCGCGGGTGGTCGGAGCCCGCGGTGGCGACGACGACGCGGCGCAGCCGGGCCAGCTCGCTGGCCAGCGTCACCGTGGCCGAGTGCACCTTCAGCGCCGGTACCGGGTCGTCGGGCTCGGTGTCCGGCCGCGCGGCCGGATCCACGAAGAGACCGCCGATCTCGCGCAGTGCGTCATAGCCGGTGGTCCCAGCGACCGGCAGCGTCGGCTCCAGCGCCTCGTCGACGGCGAGGATCTTCTCGATCACGATCCAGGCCTCGGGCCCGGTCAGGGCGCGCAGCGACTCGAGATAGCCGGCCGGGTCGGCCAACCCGTCGGGATGGTCGATGCGCAGGCCGTCGACGAGGTGCTCGTCGAACCAGCGCCGCACCTCGACGTGGGTGGCGTCGAAGACGGCCGGATCCTCCTGGCGCAGCCCGGCCAGTGAGGTGATGGAGAAGAAGCGCCGGTAGCCGCAGACGTTGTTGCGCCAGCCGACGAGCCGGTAGTTCTGCCGGTCGTGCACGTCGGCGCCCGACGCGGTGCCGTCACCGGCGGTGCCGGGTGCCAGCGGCCACGTCCGGTCGCCCAGGCGCAGGACGTCGCCGTCGACCTCGAGATCGTCGACGTCGTCGTCCGATCCGAGCACGGGCAGGACGACGCGGCCGCCGTCGAGGTCCCAGTCGATGTCGAAGTAGCTCGCGTAGCGGGATTCCCGGCCGTGGGTCAGTACGTCCCACCACCACGCGTTGCGGGTGGGGTCGTCGACGCCGACGTGGTTGGGCACGATGTCGACCACCAGCCCGAGGCCGCGCTCGCGGGCGGCCGCCGACAGCAGCGAAAAACCGTCCGGCCCACCGAGTTCGGCGGAGACGGTGGTGGGATCGGTGACGTCGTAGCCGTGCGTGCTGCCCGGTGCCGCGGTGAGGATCGGCGACAGGTAGACGTGGCTGACGCCGAGGTCGACGAGGTAGTCGAGCAACTCCTCGGCGTCGTCGAAGCGGAACGCGTCACCGCGCATCTGCAGGCGGTAGGTGGAGACGACGGGACGCGTCGTGGGAGATGTCATGTCACGCCGTCTTTCGCAGCACGAGGACCGACCGGCCGCGCAGTGAGGTCTTCTCGCCGGCCGCGAGGATCAGCTCGGCGGCGCCGGCCGGATGGGCGGTGTCGACGTCGCACGTCCACTGCGCGGCATAGCTCGCGTCGGGGGCGGTGAACTCGACCGGGTTGCTGTGCGCGTTGAAGCACAGCAGGAAGGTGTCGTCGACGACGCGTTCACCGCGCGCGTCGGGCGACGGTATCGCGTCGCCGTTGAGGAACATGGCCACGAACTTGAACCCCGAATCCCATTCTCGCGACGTCATTTCCGTGCCCGACGGCGTCAGCCAGGCGATGTCGCGCACCTGCTCGCCGGTGCGCAGCGGCTTGCCCTCGAAGAAGCGCCTGCGGCGGAACACCGGGTGATCGGTGCGCAGCTTGGTGACCCGCCGGACGAACCGGAGCAGGTCGGAGTTGGTCTCGCACAGCGTCCAGTCCATCCAGGAGATCTCCGAGTCCTGGCAGTAGACGTTGTTGTTGCCGTGCTGGGTGCGGCCGATCTCGTCGCCGTGGCTGATCATCGGCGTGCCCTGGCTGACCATCAGCGTGGCCATGATGTTGCGCATCTGCCGGGCCCGCAGCTCGAGGACGTCCGGGTCGTCGGTCGGACCCTCAACTCCGCAGTTCCACGACCGGTTGTGGCTCTCGCCGTCCCGGTTGTCCTCGCCGTTGGCCTCGTTGTGCTTCTCGTTGTAGGACACCAGGTCCGTCAACGTGAAGCCGTCGTGGGCCGTGACGAAGTTGATGCTCGCGCTCGGACGCCTGCCGGTGGCCTCGTAGAGATCCGAGGAGCCGGTCAGGCGGGAGGCGAATTCGCCCAGGGTCGCGGGCTCGCCCCGCCAGTAGTCACGCACAGTGTCGCGATACTTCCCATTCCATTCGGTCCACAAACCC is from Mycolicibacterium grossiae and encodes:
- the treY gene encoding malto-oligosyltrehalose synthase; the protein is MTSPTTRPVVSTYRLQMRGDAFRFDDAEELLDYLVDLGVSHVYLSPILTAAPGSTHGYDVTDPTTVSAELGGPDGFSLLSAAARERGLGLVVDIVPNHVGVDDPTRNAWWWDVLTHGRESRYASYFDIDWDLDGGRVVLPVLGSDDDVDDLEVDGDVLRLGDRTWPLAPGTAGDGTASGADVHDRQNYRLVGWRNNVCGYRRFFSITSLAGLRQEDPAVFDATHVEVRRWFDEHLVDGLRIDHPDGLADPAGYLESLRALTGPEAWIVIEKILAVDEALEPTLPVAGTTGYDALREIGGLFVDPAARPDTEPDDPVPALKVHSATVTLASELARLRRVVVATAGSDHPRLPEAIAALLSHVGVYRTDYRGLTAILPTAIAETAASSPDLADALALLSSAIRHVEPATRLQQLCGAVTAKSVEDCFFYRDARLVSLNEVGGEPERFGVSAAEFHHAASLRARFWPQAMVTLSTHDTKRGEDVRARIGVLSQVPGLWQELVSQWTTAAPPPDADTGLFLLQNVFGVWPTDGVVSDDLRSRLHAYAEKAIREAALHTTWNDPDEAFESAVHAWLDAVVDGEVGTGLTALVGQLDPHARNDSTAQKLLALTVPGVPDVYQGTELWDDSLVDPDNRRPVDYAARRAALADLSDAKMRVTAAALRLRRDRPEAFLSGDHVPVFADGPAATHVVAYTRGDAVLVAARRWTVRLDETGWGPTTVPLPPGTWTDRLTGRTLTGGTSVSADDLFADLAVALLEKTGD